A genomic window from Halodesulfovibrio sp. includes:
- a CDS encoding HPP family protein — protein MQTPKSVQIKMTSFNRQAFSKEIYRPGVISLSRIIWGSIGSALLLGLVALLSGITGVAVLFPPLAATCFINSTCVFLRVARPKSVIVGHFVASYCGLAGVWTGTMLGAGTEFEIPLKLGFAMLYAAIFMQIFDADHPPAAATAAIPAILPLPMSDFLFPLYMAWGGTLTVLFALLWNRVWMEFPAKDIDNTTKCAGLFMDKPQVVGMSICMLSFALMCCKETFETIYVIGLAGMVTGVLVLGTHHFWHLLPIKNLLKLLDKIMKQRVQT, from the coding sequence ATGCAAACTCCGAAGTCAGTACAAATAAAAATGACCTCCTTTAACAGGCAGGCATTTTCTAAAGAGATCTATCGCCCCGGAGTGATCTCTTTATCACGTATTATATGGGGATCTATTGGAAGCGCTCTCCTCTTAGGGCTTGTTGCGCTATTATCTGGAATCACAGGTGTTGCAGTCCTTTTCCCACCACTGGCGGCGACGTGTTTTATTAATTCTACCTGTGTCTTTCTTCGTGTGGCACGACCAAAATCAGTCATTGTTGGTCACTTTGTCGCCTCGTATTGCGGGCTGGCAGGTGTCTGGACGGGAACAATGCTAGGTGCGGGAACCGAATTTGAAATCCCCCTCAAGCTGGGATTTGCCATGCTATATGCAGCAATATTTATGCAAATATTCGATGCAGACCACCCTCCTGCGGCGGCAACAGCAGCTATTCCTGCAATACTTCCGCTCCCGATGTCTGACTTCCTTTTCCCGCTTTACATGGCGTGGGGCGGAACACTTACAGTACTTTTCGCGCTGCTTTGGAATAGAGTCTGGATGGAATTTCCGGCAAAAGATATTGATAACACCACAAAGTGCGCCGGATTATTTATGGATAAGCCGCAAGTGGTTGGGATGAGCATCTGCATGCTGAGCTTCGCGCTCATGTGCTGCAAAGAAACTTTTGAAACAATATATGTGATAGGATTGGCAGGAATGGTGACAGGTGTACTGGTATTAGGCACGCATCATTTTTGGCATCTTCTTCCTATTAAAAATCTGCTCAAGCTGCTGGACAAAATCATGAAGCAACGAGTTCAAACCTAA
- a CDS encoding cytochrome c3 family protein translates to MSKKVIVLLALVLVAVCCIVANANSNKEAEKPTKAEVVLKKNRVRQNAITWMDSNLFGKLPVKKFHEKIHQNGANCEYCHGVVSPVEPADIKNCFQCHGTPEDIAKRTEKLEPNPHNSPHWGTELPCDSCHKEHGKSEFYCKNCHHFDYQVP, encoded by the coding sequence ATGAGTAAAAAAGTAATAGTACTATTGGCACTTGTACTTGTTGCAGTATGCTGCATCGTGGCAAATGCAAATTCAAACAAGGAAGCCGAGAAGCCGACCAAGGCTGAAGTTGTATTGAAAAAAAATCGTGTTCGTCAGAACGCAATCACATGGATGGACAGCAATTTGTTCGGCAAATTACCTGTGAAAAAATTCCATGAAAAAATTCACCAGAACGGTGCTAACTGTGAATACTGCCACGGCGTAGTTTCACCAGTAGAACCAGCAGACATCAAAAATTGTTTCCAGTGTCACGGTACACCGGAAGATATTGCAAAAAGAACAGAGAAGTTAGAGCCAAACCCTCACAATTCTCCGCATTGGGGAACAGAGCTTCCATGTGATTCCTGCCACAAAGAGCACGGCAAATCAGAGTTTTATTGTAAGAATTGTCACCACTTCGACTATCAGGTTCCTTAA
- a CDS encoding Hsp20/alpha crystallin family protein has protein sequence MDTNKLNPWNWLKKEDEEIATLPTKQRKSGQQDSPMPSSLRSLHDEIDRLFDKAFHGINFPSSLFDKESFSMLKEGTLKPNVDISGTDTEYTITAELPGMTDEDISIELKGDALVLKGEKRQEKKSEEEGYYRVERSYGSFLRVLNIPQDADAEGIKAKYEHGVLAITLPRKVEAIPETKKISIEQQ, from the coding sequence ATGGATACAAACAAGTTAAATCCTTGGAACTGGCTTAAAAAAGAGGATGAAGAAATAGCTACGTTGCCGACAAAACAGCGTAAATCAGGTCAGCAAGACAGCCCAATGCCATCATCGTTGCGGAGTCTTCATGATGAAATAGACAGGCTCTTTGACAAGGCTTTCCATGGAATAAATTTTCCGTCTTCATTATTCGATAAAGAATCTTTCTCTATGCTGAAAGAAGGCACATTGAAACCTAACGTTGACATATCCGGCACTGATACTGAATATACCATTACTGCGGAACTTCCCGGTATGACAGACGAAGATATCTCCATTGAACTGAAAGGAGATGCATTGGTTTTGAAAGGTGAAAAGCGTCAGGAAAAAAAATCGGAAGAAGAAGGGTACTACAGGGTTGAACGAAGTTACGGTTCATTCCTGCGTGTACTCAATATTCCGCAAGATGCCGATGCTGAAGGCATTAAAGCCAAATACGAACATGGCGTGCTCGCTATCACCTTACCTCGAAAGGTTGAAGCAATTCCTGAAACCAAAAAAATTAGCATTGAACAACAGTAG
- the cooS gene encoding anaerobic carbon-monoxide dehydrogenase catalytic subunit, producing MEKKHTHSHDHLGCDHDHHHDHSHDPNDFTDYMAAVKEYRDSFATKQEVMEQAPDPAVREMVAYMDSIGCENCFDRFDKQKPHCTFGLAGVCCRICSLGPCKITAKSPRGTCGANADLIVARNMVRAAAGGVAGHGARAREVMLTLRKAAYGEIDLPIEGKDKVMAVSNLYGLDTENKTVEALAGEIADILLEDMSRTVPGKHRTLEALASPERKKVWEELGIIPVGSYHEVFEALHSTTVGTQGDWRKAMDQFLRLGLTFSMNSVVGGSIASDCLYGIPTRSTVKANVGALKKNHVNIAVHGHAPMLAMEVVKTARTDKFIQMAKEAGADGIQFYGICCSGLSSMYRLGGVIPLSNANGSELVVATGALDLWLADIQEVFPGIMDVANCFKTVVVTTNESNRLPGAEHIGYKRDLSDMDKLPELADRIVTRAIESYKNRVDVKRRIPPFEVEAEVGFGLEYLSEYYGGSVKPIADALKEGKLLGIINLAGCTNTRIVFEKAIVDIVDILLKNNILVFANGCAAFPMTKLGYCSVEGQKYCGQSLKDFLGSDMPPVWHFGECIDNAHAVATFGTLAGILEQPIKNLPFAEVTPEWSNEKGVGAALAFRMLGFDSYHCVHAPVEGSKKVKEFLYGGTSELLGSCMNVDPDPVKVANMIIADFKKAREKMGWD from the coding sequence ATGGAAAAAAAACACACCCATAGCCACGATCATCTTGGCTGCGATCACGACCATCATCATGACCATTCCCACGATCCAAACGATTTTACAGATTATATGGCTGCGGTAAAAGAATACCGTGATTCTTTTGCCACTAAGCAAGAAGTGATGGAACAGGCTCCAGACCCTGCTGTTAGGGAAATGGTTGCCTATATGGACAGTATTGGTTGTGAAAACTGTTTCGACCGTTTCGATAAACAAAAACCACACTGTACCTTCGGACTGGCGGGGGTATGTTGTAGAATCTGCTCCCTCGGTCCTTGTAAAATTACTGCAAAATCACCTCGCGGTACATGTGGCGCTAACGCTGACCTTATTGTAGCACGAAACATGGTACGCGCTGCTGCTGGTGGCGTTGCCGGACATGGTGCACGCGCACGCGAAGTAATGCTTACCCTACGGAAAGCTGCCTACGGTGAAATTGATCTTCCTATTGAAGGAAAAGACAAAGTCATGGCTGTTTCCAATCTGTACGGTCTTGATACCGAGAACAAGACTGTGGAAGCATTGGCTGGCGAAATCGCAGATATCCTTCTTGAGGATATGAGCCGTACCGTTCCTGGTAAGCATAGAACTCTTGAAGCTCTGGCTTCTCCTGAAAGAAAAAAGGTATGGGAAGAGCTGGGTATTATTCCTGTCGGTTCTTATCATGAAGTGTTCGAAGCACTCCATTCGACTACTGTTGGAACACAGGGTGACTGGCGCAAGGCGATGGATCAGTTCCTCCGTCTCGGATTGACCTTCTCCATGAACAGCGTAGTTGGCGGCTCCATCGCGAGTGACTGTCTCTACGGTATTCCTACACGCAGTACAGTAAAAGCAAACGTTGGTGCGTTAAAGAAAAACCACGTAAACATAGCAGTTCACGGCCATGCTCCAATGCTTGCAATGGAAGTAGTTAAAACTGCCCGTACCGATAAGTTTATACAAATGGCGAAAGAAGCTGGCGCTGATGGAATTCAGTTCTACGGCATCTGCTGCTCCGGTCTTTCAAGCATGTACCGCCTTGGCGGTGTTATTCCTCTTTCCAACGCTAACGGTTCTGAACTGGTTGTTGCTACTGGTGCTCTTGACCTTTGGCTTGCAGATATCCAAGAAGTTTTCCCGGGTATTATGGATGTTGCTAACTGCTTCAAAACTGTTGTTGTTACAACAAACGAATCCAACAGATTGCCTGGTGCTGAGCACATTGGATACAAACGAGATTTGTCCGACATGGACAAACTCCCTGAACTTGCGGATAGAATTGTTACCCGCGCCATCGAAAGCTACAAAAACCGTGTTGATGTAAAACGCCGCATCCCTCCATTTGAAGTAGAAGCGGAAGTTGGATTCGGTCTTGAATATCTTTCAGAATACTATGGTGGCAGCGTGAAGCCGATTGCCGATGCATTAAAAGAAGGCAAACTCCTCGGCATTATTAACCTTGCAGGCTGTACAAACACACGTATTGTTTTTGAAAAAGCAATTGTTGATATCGTGGACATTCTGCTTAAAAACAACATTCTCGTGTTTGCAAACGGTTGTGCAGCATTCCCAATGACCAAACTGGGCTACTGTTCCGTTGAAGGACAAAAGTACTGTGGTCAAAGCCTTAAAGACTTCCTCGGTTCCGATATGCCTCCTGTATGGCATTTCGGTGAATGTATCGACAACGCGCACGCTGTCGCCACCTTCGGTACACTAGCCGGTATACTTGAACAGCCGATTAAAAACTTGCCGTTCGCTGAAGTAACACCAGAATGGTCTAACGAAAAAGGCGTAGGTGCTGCCCTCGCATTCCGCATGCTCGGCTTCGACTCCTACCACTGTGTCCATGCACCTGTAGAAGGTTCTAAAAAAGTTAAAGAATTCCTCTACGGTGGCACAAGTGAACTGCTCGGTTCCTGCATGAACGTTGATCCTGATCCGGTCAAAGTTGCAAATATGATTATTGCTGACTTCAAAAAAGCTCGGGAAAAAATGGGATGGGACTAA
- a CDS encoding flavocytochrome c: MSVFKDKNKIEAMSRRKLLKNGGAIAAGSLLFGAGTALASEKSPSVRSELPTTKWDAEFDVLVVGSGFAALAAAIEARRKGLDVMIVEKMRVVGGNSCINGGLFAVAGSDLQKKEGVRDSIDTMVNDMLAAGRGINHVELTKTIAEGSMEAYNFAVDCGAIFKPKLSWLGGHSVARTYLTHNASGSGIVRPLVNTARAEGVVLRTGCKMLDFIVNDDSKIVGMRVRDNYRFPDEESGQIRYFKARRGVVLASGGFSQDAKFRATQDPRLAGEIDSTNQLGATGEAMRAAFRAGAIPVQMSLIQLGPWASPDEQGFGVASMFNIQSGFRYGVMVERATGKRFVNELADRKTRADAMLTKISDSGEPDYPIIVVDSKGAEACPTLDRCLKYKVVGEFSTINELANFYKVPADSLEKTIQNYNKYVADKHDPEFGKPLSTATPIVKAPFYAVRGWPKVHHCMGGVQIDTKGHVLHSQTFKPIDGLYAAGEVTGGPHGASRLGSCAITDCLVMGRIAGKNIADNEPS, translated from the coding sequence ATGTCTGTTTTTAAAGATAAAAACAAAATCGAGGCTATGAGTCGACGAAAGTTACTCAAAAATGGTGGGGCAATCGCTGCCGGTAGCCTGCTTTTCGGCGCAGGTACTGCACTGGCAAGCGAAAAATCTCCATCTGTTCGTTCTGAACTTCCTACTACTAAGTGGGATGCAGAATTTGACGTGCTGGTTGTAGGTAGTGGCTTTGCTGCTCTTGCTGCTGCTATCGAAGCGCGTCGCAAAGGTCTTGATGTTATGATCGTGGAAAAAATGCGCGTAGTTGGCGGCAACTCATGCATTAACGGCGGTCTGTTTGCAGTAGCCGGAAGTGATCTGCAAAAGAAAGAAGGCGTACGCGACAGCATCGACACCATGGTGAACGACATGCTCGCTGCGGGACGCGGTATCAACCACGTTGAGCTTACCAAAACTATCGCTGAAGGTTCTATGGAAGCTTACAACTTCGCGGTAGATTGCGGCGCTATCTTCAAACCAAAACTTTCCTGGCTCGGTGGTCACTCCGTAGCCCGTACATATCTCACACACAATGCATCAGGTTCCGGCATTGTACGCCCTCTTGTTAACACTGCTCGTGCAGAAGGCGTTGTGCTCCGCACCGGATGTAAAATGTTAGACTTCATCGTAAACGATGACAGCAAAATTGTTGGCATGCGTGTACGAGACAACTACCGCTTCCCAGATGAAGAAAGCGGACAGATTCGTTACTTCAAAGCCCGTCGCGGTGTTGTTCTGGCATCCGGTGGTTTCAGTCAGGATGCTAAGTTCCGCGCAACACAGGATCCTCGTCTTGCTGGTGAAATTGATAGTACAAACCAGCTCGGTGCAACTGGCGAAGCAATGCGTGCTGCATTCCGCGCTGGCGCTATTCCTGTGCAGATGTCACTCATTCAGCTTGGTCCTTGGGCTTCTCCTGATGAGCAGGGCTTTGGTGTTGCTTCCATGTTTAACATCCAGTCCGGTTTCCGTTACGGGGTAATGGTTGAACGTGCTACAGGTAAACGTTTTGTAAACGAACTTGCTGACCGTAAAACCCGTGCTGACGCTATGCTCACAAAAATCAGTGACAGCGGCGAACCTGACTACCCAATCATTGTTGTAGACAGTAAAGGCGCAGAAGCATGTCCTACACTCGACCGCTGCTTGAAATACAAAGTTGTCGGTGAGTTCTCTACAATCAACGAGTTAGCGAACTTCTACAAAGTTCCTGCGGATTCTCTCGAAAAAACAATCCAGAATTACAACAAGTATGTTGCTGACAAGCATGATCCAGAATTCGGCAAGCCGCTTTCTACTGCTACACCTATTGTAAAAGCACCTTTCTACGCTGTTCGCGGCTGGCCGAAGGTTCACCACTGCATGGGCGGTGTACAGATTGATACAAAAGGTCATGTGCTTCATTCGCAGACATTCAAACCAATCGACGGTCTGTATGCTGCTGGCGAAGTTACCGGTGGTCCTCACGGTGCAAGCCGACTTGGTAGCTGCGCTATTACCGACTGCCTTGTAATGGGACGCATTGCCGGTAAAAACATTGCCGACAATGAGCCTAGTTAG
- a CDS encoding sigma 54-interacting transcriptional regulator, with product MIQQVTTENSFAEYQALTEKLSKIMLCLDERTHLDIESVILDALEQLTDLLGCEYGRMAAHGNDISTINQEYYSASDGKVHAAPETAKEIEQSALKQLRTYSFVANDISITLELTDCPSHRYTSAALEDFLHKLSLLLKYKQQQKSFAAINKEMQRYRLSIESAFDSIPDGIVIFSRNYAITYANKAFLQQTGKSFDQVQNQTLEECMGAAAMPFLSVSRQTMELGRPTTHFRTTLLTLHGEERKFELNAAPIGENELSVDGVILVIKDITRLVALEENLIPHYECGDMIGESKAFSKVAAIINRLSETDTTVLVTGESGTGKELVTEALHFKGPRADHPLIKVNCTALSEALLESELFGHIKGAFTGAIRESEGRIAAAEGGTLFLDEIGDISPQIQIKLLRFLENKEYERVGCTETRKANVRVVTATNADLLAKVREGTFREDLYYRLNVFPIELPPLRERKEDIPLLAHHFLEYFNVEFGRSVLSICPECIRSLVEYSWPGNVRELRHVIEYAFVLCTGSTLNAKHFPLPIIEQRIEDVVIEEKPSHTPEQMVVKQLLSSPPAQVEEKQTLSIELVQQALDAAGGKKAKAARMLGVSRTTLYRWLQKQA from the coding sequence ATGATTCAACAGGTAACTACTGAAAATTCTTTCGCTGAATACCAAGCGCTTACCGAAAAACTTTCGAAAATCATGCTCTGTCTCGATGAGAGAACGCATTTAGATATCGAAAGTGTCATATTGGATGCGCTGGAACAACTCACCGACCTGCTTGGATGTGAATACGGACGTATGGCGGCTCACGGCAACGATATCAGCACAATCAATCAAGAATATTATTCCGCATCAGACGGCAAGGTACATGCAGCCCCCGAAACTGCAAAAGAAATCGAGCAATCAGCACTCAAACAATTACGTACCTACTCTTTTGTCGCCAACGATATATCTATTACGCTTGAACTTACTGATTGCCCTTCTCATAGGTACACATCAGCAGCTCTTGAAGATTTTTTGCATAAACTGTCACTCCTGCTGAAATACAAACAGCAACAAAAAAGCTTTGCTGCTATCAACAAAGAAATGCAGCGCTATCGACTCAGTATTGAGTCGGCATTTGACAGCATCCCTGATGGTATCGTCATATTCTCACGTAATTATGCAATTACGTACGCAAACAAAGCGTTCCTCCAGCAGACCGGAAAATCATTCGATCAGGTGCAAAACCAAACATTGGAAGAATGCATGGGCGCAGCGGCTATGCCGTTTTTAAGTGTTTCCAGACAGACAATGGAGCTTGGTCGTCCGACAACACATTTTAGAACCACCCTGCTTACACTTCATGGGGAAGAGCGTAAATTTGAGTTAAACGCCGCACCCATTGGGGAAAACGAGCTGAGCGTTGACGGCGTAATTCTTGTAATCAAAGACATTACGCGGCTCGTTGCCTTGGAAGAAAATTTAATCCCGCACTATGAATGCGGGGATATGATCGGAGAAAGCAAGGCGTTCTCCAAAGTCGCAGCTATTATCAACAGACTTAGCGAAACCGACACCACTGTACTTGTCACTGGTGAATCCGGAACCGGTAAAGAACTAGTTACAGAAGCGTTACACTTTAAAGGCCCGCGGGCAGATCACCCTCTTATCAAAGTGAACTGTACAGCACTGTCCGAAGCATTACTGGAAAGTGAACTTTTCGGGCATATTAAAGGAGCCTTTACCGGTGCAATTCGAGAATCTGAAGGACGAATTGCTGCCGCCGAGGGTGGTACACTTTTTCTTGATGAAATTGGTGACATTTCACCTCAAATTCAAATCAAGCTCCTCCGTTTTCTTGAAAACAAGGAATACGAGCGAGTGGGTTGCACTGAAACACGCAAAGCTAACGTTCGAGTTGTAACCGCTACAAATGCCGATCTGCTGGCAAAAGTGCGGGAAGGAACTTTCCGTGAAGATCTTTATTATAGGTTGAATGTATTCCCTATCGAGCTTCCGCCTCTACGTGAACGTAAAGAAGATATCCCGTTATTAGCACACCACTTTTTAGAATATTTCAATGTTGAATTCGGCAGATCAGTTTTATCTATCTGTCCTGAATGTATCCGGTCACTTGTAGAATATTCATGGCCGGGGAACGTACGTGAACTACGCCATGTTATAGAATATGCATTTGTACTGTGCACAGGCAGCACGCTTAACGCAAAGCACTTCCCTCTTCCAATTATTGAGCAGCGAATCGAAGATGTTGTTATAGAAGAGAAGCCAAGCCATACACCAGAACAAATGGTTGTAAAACAACTACTTAGCAGTCCCCCTGCTCAAGTAGAAGAAAAACAGACGCTCAGCATTGAATTGGTGCAACAAGCTCTGGATGCAGCTGGTGGCAAGAAAGCAAAAGCTGCCAGAATGTTAGGTGTCAGCCGAACAACTCTGTATCGTTGGTTACAGAAGCAAGCCTAG
- a CDS encoding sigma 54-interacting transcriptional regulator, with the protein MDNAFHFNNDAVQSLLLEMGQQRTTKSLFDLVVSKLSQFKHISLVRIWLKAKGDVCSECLVADECYDKNSCLHLVASAGKSIYNGSEDWSRINGAHKRFPLGARKVGHIAATGEPVVVPSIEEDSKWIAHPEWAKKEGIKGFAGQPMLFQGEVLGVIAVFTLSELTPQVLDVLRIIANHAASTLANAEAFEKISQLKKQLEGENEFLRKELSNTSSYGRFIGKSAALQHVFKQIELVAATDANVLILGESGTGKELVAREVHARSQRKNKPLIKVNCASISRELFASEFFGHTRGAFTGAVSHREGLFAAAHTGTLFLDEIGEIPIEYQAQLLRVLQEREYQRVGEEQTRTVDTRIIAATNKNLHLEIEKGNFREDLYFRLNVFPIVVPPLRERPEDIEPLANYFLARCLENMNRPSRQFSSEHIQQLMEYRWPGNVRELQNIVERFAISSNAESNHLELPNASGALQEKNASRDVSHNHERLFTEQEVKQLQIENTKRALERCNWKIYGPNGAAELLGIKATTLATRIKKYNLAK; encoded by the coding sequence ATGGACAATGCCTTTCATTTTAATAATGACGCTGTTCAATCGCTGTTGCTCGAAATGGGACAGCAGCGTACGACTAAATCGCTTTTTGATCTAGTTGTGAGCAAGTTATCGCAATTCAAACATATTTCTTTAGTTCGTATCTGGCTGAAGGCTAAAGGAGATGTTTGTTCTGAATGCCTTGTTGCTGATGAATGCTATGACAAAAATTCTTGTCTGCATTTAGTCGCAAGTGCCGGAAAATCCATATACAACGGTTCAGAAGACTGGTCTCGAATTAATGGAGCACACAAACGCTTCCCATTAGGTGCTCGTAAAGTCGGGCACATTGCTGCAACGGGGGAGCCTGTTGTTGTGCCTTCTATTGAAGAAGATAGTAAATGGATTGCGCACCCTGAATGGGCAAAAAAAGAGGGTATTAAAGGGTTTGCAGGGCAGCCGATGCTTTTTCAAGGAGAAGTCCTTGGTGTTATTGCAGTCTTTACCTTGTCAGAATTAACACCGCAGGTGCTTGATGTTTTGCGGATAATTGCAAACCATGCCGCGTCAACACTAGCGAATGCAGAAGCCTTCGAGAAAATCTCACAACTGAAAAAACAGTTAGAAGGTGAGAACGAATTTCTTCGTAAAGAGCTTTCCAATACATCATCATATGGTCGGTTCATCGGAAAAAGCGCGGCACTGCAACATGTGTTTAAGCAAATAGAGCTTGTTGCCGCAACGGATGCAAATGTTCTTATTCTTGGAGAATCCGGCACAGGCAAAGAACTTGTAGCCCGTGAAGTGCATGCACGGAGCCAGCGTAAGAATAAACCACTTATAAAAGTGAACTGTGCATCAATTTCCAGAGAGTTGTTTGCTAGCGAATTTTTTGGGCATACCCGTGGTGCGTTTACTGGAGCAGTGTCACATCGTGAAGGGCTTTTCGCAGCTGCGCATACAGGAACGCTCTTTTTAGATGAAATAGGGGAAATACCTATAGAATATCAAGCGCAACTGCTGCGCGTGTTGCAGGAGCGTGAGTATCAGCGCGTGGGTGAAGAGCAAACCCGTACTGTAGATACAAGAATTATAGCGGCAACCAATAAGAATTTACATCTCGAAATTGAAAAAGGTAATTTTAGAGAAGATCTTTATTTCCGGTTGAATGTTTTTCCGATTGTGGTTCCGCCGTTGCGGGAACGTCCAGAAGACATTGAGCCGCTTGCAAACTATTTTCTTGCCCGGTGTCTTGAAAATATGAACCGCCCTTCGCGTCAGTTTTCTTCAGAGCATATACAGCAATTAATGGAATATCGTTGGCCGGGTAATGTGCGAGAGCTACAAAATATTGTTGAGCGGTTTGCAATATCCAGCAATGCTGAATCAAATCATCTTGAGTTGCCTAACGCTTCAGGAGCGTTACAGGAAAAAAATGCATCACGCGATGTGTCGCATAATCACGAGCGGCTTTTTACTGAGCAGGAAGTAAAGCAGTTGCAAATTGAGAATACAAAGCGTGCCCTTGAACGATGTAACTGGAAAATCTACGGCCCTAATGGTGCTGCGGAACTGTTAGGTATCAAGGCAACGACGCTGGCGACTCGAATCAAGAAATATAACCTCGCAAAATAG
- a CDS encoding cytochrome b/b6 domain-containing protein has product MVKRAFALCITCSLIAFWCCTALAVPTEPDETAKFYAKAKTLQQNADIANERCMSCHGDSSINDKWRTDRGRKLQLYVDPVAYRNSVHGGQQCQSCHLGKNEAAFDTAPHQFKGKPAEKECSTCHGKFFEDIYNQTHESYHYKAIVKKGKEFTCSSCHDAHVFTLPSRTEDIPANIEQANKACIQCHSDLRGYEKLTDKKLLDQDMSHWFLPNKKQHFASVRCVDCHGMMGGTVVHTIEPVENIKVDCGRCHTEKTAITSTLYKYRSEQRAFSLLNKNVFDDSELVKKNKDAIAERKDRADSPFGFMNAGLLKNEYVIGITQSTMLNEGFFSAVIALLLVIAAHTAARVLGTRAVYGHGKEELMFPTAIRVWHWLNVLLFAALIVSGFAMHYSSIMGFKAAQYIHNLFAPALVVLWIWQVLYLAASGQIKQYAPGKGFIGALLKQTRYYVWGMFKGEHSPAGHSVDNRLNPLQKVAYVSVFFVALPVLILSGLALMFSAHLPEVIMGYDAKWLVSTVHVGVSFFLVLFVVVHLYLCTTGHSVFALIKSMVTGKAITHHPKK; this is encoded by the coding sequence ATGGTAAAAAGAGCATTTGCCCTGTGCATAACATGCTCGCTGATAGCCTTCTGGTGCTGTACAGCTTTGGCTGTACCAACAGAACCTGATGAAACAGCGAAGTTTTATGCCAAGGCCAAAACATTACAGCAGAATGCTGACATCGCGAATGAGCGCTGTATGTCGTGTCATGGCGACAGTTCAATCAATGATAAGTGGAGAACCGACAGAGGTCGCAAGCTACAGCTGTATGTGGATCCTGTAGCATACCGCAACTCTGTCCACGGTGGTCAGCAGTGCCAAAGCTGCCACCTTGGCAAAAACGAAGCAGCATTCGATACCGCTCCTCACCAGTTTAAAGGTAAGCCAGCGGAAAAAGAATGCAGCACCTGTCACGGTAAGTTTTTCGAAGATATCTACAACCAGACACACGAAAGCTACCACTACAAAGCTATTGTTAAAAAAGGTAAGGAATTTACCTGTTCATCATGTCATGATGCACACGTATTTACGCTTCCTTCCCGTACAGAAGACATTCCGGCAAATATAGAGCAGGCAAACAAGGCATGTATTCAATGTCACTCTGATTTGCGCGGATATGAAAAACTGACTGACAAAAAGCTTCTCGATCAGGATATGTCTCACTGGTTCTTGCCGAACAAAAAACAGCATTTCGCTTCAGTACGATGTGTTGATTGTCACGGTATGATGGGCGGAACAGTTGTTCACACCATTGAACCAGTAGAAAATATCAAAGTCGATTGTGGTCGCTGTCACACCGAAAAAACTGCCATCACTTCAACTCTGTACAAGTACAGAAGTGAACAGCGCGCATTCTCGCTGTTAAACAAAAATGTTTTTGATGATTCCGAACTCGTCAAAAAGAACAAGGATGCGATTGCCGAACGTAAAGACCGAGCAGATTCCCCATTCGGCTTTATGAACGCCGGTTTGCTTAAAAACGAATATGTAATTGGAATTACCCAGTCCACAATGCTTAATGAAGGCTTTTTCTCCGCCGTTATTGCATTGCTTCTTGTCATTGCCGCCCACACAGCAGCTCGCGTGCTCGGCACCCGCGCTGTCTACGGACATGGTAAAGAAGAATTAATGTTCCCTACAGCAATCCGCGTATGGCACTGGTTGAACGTACTGTTGTTTGCAGCTCTCATTGTGAGTGGTTTTGCAATGCATTACAGCTCCATAATGGGCTTCAAGGCAGCGCAATACATCCATAACCTGTTTGCACCTGCACTGGTTGTTCTGTGGATATGGCAAGTACTCTACTTGGCAGCATCTGGACAGATCAAGCAGTACGCTCCGGGTAAAGGATTTATTGGAGCTTTGCTTAAACAGACCCGTTACTACGTATGGGGTATGTTTAAAGGCGAACACAGCCCTGCGGGACACAGTGTAGACAACCGTCTTAACCCATTACAGAAAGTAGCTTACGTGAGCGTCTTCTTCGTTGCACTGCCTGTACTTATTCTTTCAGGTCTTGCACTGATGTTCAGCGCGCACCTTCCTGAAGTGATCATGGGATACGACGCGAAATGGTTAGTCTCAACCGTACACGTCGGAGTATCATTCTTCTTGGTATTGTTTGTTGTTGTGCACTTATACTTATGCACAACAGGACATAGCGTTTTCGCTTTAATCAAGAGCATGGTAACCGGCAAGGCTATCACTCACCATCCTAAAAAGTAA